The Mangrovibacterium diazotrophicum genome has a segment encoding these proteins:
- a CDS encoding alpha-L-arabinofuranosidase C-terminal domain-containing protein has protein sequence MFRKLKSSLLFAGLLASTFLQAQTNIDLQLNKPGVAIQPTMWGIFFEDINFAADGGLYAELVKNRSFSFDDPMMGWKTFSKDSIRIINEVAAGTQKRFVRLSALKSGTENFLQNDGFRGMGLHEGEEYRLILHMRAVNGGAQKLKVELLGDDKMTIAEGELTVDGEDWGYAELVLKAGATADKGSLKISLEGNGTVDFKYISLFPVKTFKDRPNGMRLDLAEKLADLKPGFVRFPGGCIVEGHQLDLRYQWKKTVGDVEEREVIINRWNTEFMHRYTPDYYQSFGLGFFEYFQLAEDLGAEPLPILNCGMACQYNTGELVPLDEMEPYVSDALDLIEFANGDSATKWGKLRAEMGHPEPFNLKYLGIGNEQWGDQYLERYDVIAEKVHEKYPEIQLVSGSGPSSDGDRFEHLWKELKTRSANLVDEHYYKDPNWFFNNAKRYDNYERGGLKVFAGEYASHTRVESKDPTSNNNWLAALSEAAFMTGLERNADVVSMASYAPLFAHVDAWQWRPDLIWFDNLNSVTTPNYYVQQMYSTHRGDHVLPVVSEGDILAGQDSLYASASVDKAAKKVYLKLVNSSVAAKSVKINLKGGKLASKEAGLTELYDSDLMAYNTLAKQDVIVPQTSTVAVKGNLLSLELKPKSFILVELTTK, from the coding sequence ATGTTTCGAAAACTGAAATCAAGCCTTCTTTTTGCGGGTTTACTGGCGTCAACTTTTCTGCAGGCGCAAACCAATATCGACTTGCAACTCAACAAGCCAGGAGTGGCTATTCAACCGACCATGTGGGGAATCTTTTTCGAGGACATCAACTTTGCCGCTGATGGCGGACTTTATGCGGAGTTGGTGAAAAACCGCTCGTTTAGTTTTGACGACCCGATGATGGGCTGGAAAACTTTCTCCAAAGATTCAATCCGTATTATTAATGAAGTTGCAGCCGGAACTCAAAAGCGTTTTGTGCGGCTGTCGGCCCTCAAATCCGGCACGGAAAATTTTCTTCAAAACGATGGTTTTCGGGGCATGGGGTTGCATGAAGGGGAGGAGTACCGTTTGATTTTGCATATGCGTGCTGTAAATGGCGGAGCACAAAAATTGAAAGTAGAACTTTTAGGTGATGATAAAATGACTATTGCCGAAGGCGAACTGACGGTAGACGGCGAAGATTGGGGATATGCGGAACTTGTGCTGAAAGCGGGTGCAACCGCTGACAAGGGAAGTCTGAAAATCTCGTTGGAAGGAAACGGAACAGTCGATTTCAAATACATTTCATTGTTTCCTGTAAAAACATTCAAAGACCGACCGAATGGAATGCGCTTGGATTTAGCAGAAAAACTGGCTGATTTGAAGCCCGGTTTTGTGCGCTTCCCCGGAGGTTGCATTGTTGAGGGGCATCAACTGGATTTGCGTTACCAATGGAAAAAAACGGTTGGCGATGTAGAAGAACGCGAGGTGATTATCAACCGTTGGAATACCGAGTTTATGCACCGCTACACACCTGATTATTACCAAAGTTTTGGTCTTGGTTTTTTTGAATATTTCCAGCTAGCCGAAGATTTGGGAGCTGAACCGCTGCCGATTTTGAATTGCGGGATGGCTTGTCAGTACAACACCGGCGAATTGGTTCCGCTGGATGAGATGGAACCCTACGTTTCGGATGCCTTGGACTTGATTGAATTTGCAAATGGCGATAGTGCGACGAAGTGGGGAAAACTGCGTGCTGAAATGGGACACCCAGAGCCCTTTAATTTAAAATATTTGGGAATTGGCAACGAGCAGTGGGGCGATCAGTACTTGGAACGCTACGATGTGATTGCCGAAAAAGTGCACGAGAAATATCCTGAAATTCAGCTGGTGTCCGGTTCCGGGCCTTCGTCAGACGGCGATCGTTTTGAGCATCTTTGGAAAGAGCTGAAAACAAGAAGCGCGAATCTGGTCGACGAGCACTACTACAAAGATCCGAATTGGTTTTTCAACAATGCGAAACGTTACGATAACTACGAACGCGGCGGGTTGAAAGTGTTTGCCGGCGAATATGCAAGCCATACGCGTGTTGAAAGCAAGGATCCGACTTCGAATAACAACTGGTTGGCGGCACTTTCCGAGGCTGCTTTCATGACTGGGCTGGAGCGCAATGCCGATGTTGTTTCAATGGCTTCGTATGCGCCGCTTTTCGCGCATGTTGATGCCTGGCAGTGGCGTCCGGATCTGATTTGGTTTGATAACCTGAATTCGGTCACGACACCAAACTATTACGTTCAGCAAATGTATTCAACGCATCGCGGCGATCATGTTCTACCGGTGGTTTCCGAGGGCGATATTCTGGCGGGCCAGGATAGTTTGTATGCCAGCGCTTCGGTGGACAAAGCGGCTAAAAAAGTTTATCTGAAATTAGTCAACTCGTCGGTTGCTGCCAAGTCGGTAAAAATAAACCTGAAAGGCGGAAAGTTGGCGTCGAAAGAAGCTGGCCTGACAGAGCTTTACGACTCGGACCTGATGGCCTACAATACACTTGCAAAGCAAGATGTGATTGTGCCTCAAACGTCGACGGTTGCAGTGAAGGGAAATTTATTAAGCCTTGAATTGAAGCCTAAGTCATTTATTCTGGTAGAACTGACAACCAAGTAG
- a CDS encoding App1 family protein, producing the protein MANTENTERYLALKKYNPWLWLKLKIKKQLGWIGTPKLIPYRGYANENTIYLTGYLTEDKGLEKPTAKQTTWENAVSMLKRYTSDNLPKVDLKASVGSQQIETRTAENGLFKCELPNSGSFSESQNQWKKYLVKFPEEMIATTKNQSTEGEFLVPGTNHEFAVISDIDDTIIVSHSTQWFRKLWLMLFRNSRTRKPFPGVDTFYQALQQGKSGQNENPFFYVSSSEWNLYDLLDDFCTHNQLPKGVLLLRELEASIFQLRKSGGGNHEHKYEKIKHLFEVYPTMNFILIGDNGQRDPEIYERIATEFPNRVKSIYIRTVRKRKHAERDLEIRLKLEQMGVPFVASATSIEAAKHAAKYGIISPGSVQKIEIDAQKDQENPLTKKVFEKE; encoded by the coding sequence ATGGCGAATACTGAAAACACAGAAAGATATCTCGCACTAAAAAAATATAATCCCTGGTTGTGGTTGAAACTAAAAATCAAGAAACAACTCGGCTGGATTGGCACCCCAAAACTAATTCCTTACCGTGGATACGCAAACGAAAATACAATCTATCTAACCGGATACCTGACCGAAGATAAAGGACTGGAAAAACCAACAGCGAAACAAACAACCTGGGAAAACGCGGTCAGCATGCTCAAGCGCTACACAAGTGACAATCTTCCGAAAGTTGATCTGAAAGCTTCCGTCGGAAGTCAACAAATTGAAACGCGAACAGCTGAAAACGGCTTATTCAAATGCGAACTTCCCAACTCAGGCTCGTTCTCCGAATCACAGAACCAATGGAAAAAATACCTGGTAAAATTCCCTGAAGAGATGATCGCGACAACGAAGAATCAATCAACTGAAGGTGAGTTTTTGGTTCCGGGTACAAACCACGAGTTCGCGGTAATTTCCGATATCGACGACACGATCATCGTGAGCCATTCCACGCAATGGTTCCGAAAACTCTGGCTCATGCTTTTCCGAAATTCACGAACCCGAAAACCATTTCCGGGAGTCGACACATTTTACCAGGCCTTGCAGCAAGGCAAAAGCGGGCAAAACGAAAATCCATTCTTTTACGTTTCCAGCAGCGAGTGGAATTTATACGACTTGCTCGACGATTTCTGCACACACAATCAACTGCCAAAGGGCGTGCTTTTACTGCGCGAACTGGAAGCCAGTATTTTTCAACTCCGAAAGTCCGGCGGCGGAAACCACGAACACAAATACGAGAAAATCAAGCATCTTTTTGAGGTCTATCCTACAATGAATTTCATTCTAATTGGCGACAATGGGCAACGGGATCCTGAAATTTACGAACGAATCGCTACGGAATTTCCGAATCGGGTCAAGTCGATTTACATACGCACCGTACGAAAAAGGAAACATGCCGAACGAGATCTCGAAATCAGGTTGAAACTGGAGCAAATGGGAGTGCCCTTCGTAGCTTCAGCGACAAGTATTGAAGCTGCAAAACACGCCGCAAAGTATGGAATTATTTCGCCCGGCAGTGTTCAAAAAATTGAGATTGATGCCCAAAAGGATCAAGAAAATCCTCTAACAAAAAAGGTGTTTGAAAAGGAATAA
- a CDS encoding diacylglycerol/lipid kinase family protein translates to MPNDTNKLQPHILFVINPISGDVQKDDLELKIRRLSMELQFVPDYYFTTGDNDEHKLTAVIEATSPDRVVAVGGDGTCNMVGKVLLYEDIPLGIVPLGSANGMARELGIPTDTEEAISIAVSGRVDLIDTLQVNQSHMSLHLSDIGINAAVIERFEKENIRGLWGYARQYAKALFEARPIRFTMDIDGQRIRKRAYMAVFANASMYGTGAVVNPKGKLNDGKFEVVLFRPYRFAHLLGMLVSFFTGNIHEQEYVDVYSCRKAEIRNSRKHVVQVDGEVIGQFEEVSVEILPRSLTVVLPK, encoded by the coding sequence ATGCCAAACGATACAAATAAACTTCAGCCTCACATTTTGTTCGTTATCAACCCAATTTCGGGAGATGTACAAAAGGATGATCTGGAGTTAAAAATCCGGCGCCTTTCCATGGAGCTTCAATTCGTGCCCGACTATTATTTCACAACAGGCGACAACGATGAGCATAAATTAACTGCTGTAATTGAAGCGACTAGTCCCGATCGGGTTGTCGCAGTTGGTGGGGATGGCACTTGTAATATGGTTGGTAAGGTGCTGCTCTACGAAGACATTCCGTTAGGAATTGTTCCGTTGGGCTCGGCAAATGGCATGGCCCGCGAGCTGGGTATTCCGACTGACACTGAAGAAGCTATTTCGATTGCCGTTAGCGGAAGGGTTGATTTGATTGATACACTGCAGGTAAATCAATCGCACATGTCGCTGCATTTGAGCGATATAGGAATTAATGCTGCGGTGATTGAACGATTTGAAAAGGAAAATATTCGCGGTTTATGGGGCTATGCCCGTCAATACGCAAAAGCACTTTTCGAGGCTCGCCCCATTCGATTTACAATGGATATTGACGGCCAGCGAATTCGCAAGCGCGCTTACATGGCGGTTTTCGCCAATGCTTCAATGTATGGAACGGGGGCGGTTGTCAATCCCAAAGGAAAATTAAATGACGGAAAGTTCGAAGTTGTTCTATTTCGACCTTATCGGTTTGCCCATTTACTTGGGATGCTGGTCTCCTTTTTCACCGGTAATATTCATGAACAGGAATACGTGGATGTGTACTCGTGCCGGAAGGCGGAAATTCGGAATAGTCGGAAACATGTGGTTCAGGTAGATGGGGAAGTAATCGGACAATTCGAGGAAGTGAGCGTGGAAATCCTACCACGAAGTTTGACGGTGGTTTTGCCGAAGTAA
- a CDS encoding DUF2383 domain-containing protein encodes MRKANLKTDLQHVIENCKDSADIYIAAADSTQSDDLQNTFLLIALQRKSFVELLNRESWKEGYTLTISNSLGRILQRSARTVVRAFSSKRDEKIIESCRDCEENLIDLYDEVLTNEDLPINLYRLLAEHQQVIRATVDQRLYSLARA; translated from the coding sequence ATGAGAAAGGCCAATTTGAAAACTGATTTACAACATGTAATCGAAAACTGTAAAGATTCTGCAGACATTTACATTGCTGCAGCCGACAGTACCCAATCAGACGATCTTCAAAATACATTTTTGCTGATTGCGCTGCAACGCAAAAGCTTCGTCGAACTCTTAAACAGAGAATCGTGGAAAGAAGGCTATACGCTGACAATCAGCAATAGCCTCGGACGGATTTTACAGCGTTCAGCGCGTACGGTCGTTCGTGCATTCTCGTCTAAAAGAGACGAGAAAATTATCGAATCGTGTAGAGATTGCGAGGAAAACTTGATTGATCTGTACGATGAAGTATTGACAAACGAAGACTTGCCAATCAACCTGTACAGACTTTTGGCAGAACACCAGCAGGTGATTCGTGCAACAGTTGATCAACGTTTATATTCGTTGGCCAGAGCATAG
- a CDS encoding nitroreductase family protein translates to MEQLIKNPSTDKLVDEPIVTKYLQERWSPRSFSKEPIAPTDLRRIFEAGATAMSSFNEQPWNIILTHKGDPTYEKLFHCLSEYNQEWVHFAPVLGAVIAKKYFTKSRKENRHRFYDSGAFMAYASLQASELGYQIHQMAGFSPGKLMMDLKIPHVYEAATMFVIGKPDSPEKLPVNLRKQEQEEQTRKEVSSFIFADKWGDPYHFDE, encoded by the coding sequence ATGGAACAATTAATTAAGAACCCGAGCACAGATAAATTGGTCGATGAACCAATAGTTACAAAGTATTTACAAGAAAGATGGAGCCCCAGAAGCTTCTCGAAGGAACCGATTGCCCCGACGGATCTCCGCCGGATATTCGAAGCGGGAGCAACTGCCATGTCAAGCTTTAACGAGCAGCCATGGAATATTATTTTAACCCACAAAGGTGATCCGACCTACGAAAAATTATTTCATTGCCTAAGCGAGTATAACCAGGAGTGGGTTCACTTTGCACCGGTCTTGGGCGCAGTAATCGCTAAAAAGTATTTCACAAAAAGCAGGAAGGAAAACAGACATCGGTTTTACGACTCCGGTGCTTTTATGGCCTACGCCAGTCTGCAAGCCAGCGAGCTTGGCTATCAAATCCACCAAATGGCCGGCTTTTCACCGGGCAAATTAATGATGGATCTTAAAATTCCACATGTATATGAAGCGGCAACGATGTTCGTCATCGGAAAGCCGGATTCGCCGGAAAAACTGCCAGTCAATCTACGCAAGCAAGAACAAGAAGAACAAACACGAAAAGAAGTATCATCATTCATTTTTGCCGACAAATGGGGAGACCCCTATCATTTTGATGAATGA
- a CDS encoding DMT family transporter, with protein MTNNQKGILFACITALFWGFLAIFLKIAVQKVEPQTIVWFRFTVAFSVLFAWHLVKKPRELKILYRPPLWLIFAALGLAWNYIGFMQAVNYTSPSNAQLIAQLGPVLLAFAGIIFFKEKLRRIQLFGFALATTGFFVFYSQQLQQMLGQQSRYNIGVLFAISAAVSWVVYAVMQKKLVNSYSTETLNLFLFGFPVLAYLPFVNFDNFSGLSFQWWLLLIFLGLNTLIAYGSLALALKYAQANKVSIILLLNPTITFATMAILTELQVSWIEGESFSFLSIIGAFIILTGAIMVIKKPSKSKKN; from the coding sequence ATGACAAACAATCAAAAAGGAATTCTATTTGCGTGCATCACTGCACTATTCTGGGGATTTTTGGCCATTTTCCTGAAAATTGCCGTTCAAAAAGTCGAACCGCAAACCATCGTTTGGTTTCGCTTTACCGTGGCTTTTTCCGTTTTGTTTGCCTGGCATTTAGTCAAGAAGCCGCGCGAATTGAAGATCCTTTACCGTCCGCCACTCTGGCTGATTTTTGCAGCGTTGGGCCTCGCCTGGAACTACATCGGGTTCATGCAGGCTGTGAACTACACCTCGCCCAGTAACGCACAACTCATCGCGCAACTAGGACCGGTTCTGCTGGCTTTTGCGGGCATCATTTTTTTCAAAGAAAAATTGCGCCGAATTCAACTGTTTGGATTTGCATTGGCAACAACCGGATTTTTCGTGTTTTACAGTCAGCAACTACAACAAATGCTTGGACAACAGAGTCGCTACAACATTGGCGTGTTGTTTGCCATCAGTGCTGCGGTTTCGTGGGTGGTCTATGCCGTCATGCAAAAAAAACTCGTCAATAGCTATTCCACCGAAACGCTCAATCTTTTCCTGTTCGGATTCCCGGTGTTGGCCTACCTGCCTTTTGTGAATTTCGATAACTTTTCGGGACTGAGTTTCCAATGGTGGCTCCTGCTTATTTTCCTGGGATTAAACACACTGATTGCCTACGGTTCTCTAGCATTAGCCTTAAAATATGCTCAGGCGAACAAAGTAAGTATTATCCTTCTTTTAAACCCGACAATTACCTTTGCAACAATGGCAATTTTAACCGAGTTGCAAGTTAGTTGGATCGAAGGTGAAAGCTTCTCCTTTTTGTCGATAATCGGAGCATTCATCATACTTACAGGGGCAATCATGGTCATCAAAAAGCCCTCGAAAAGCAAGAAAAATTAA
- the pheT gene encoding phenylalanine--tRNA ligase subunit beta produces the protein MNISYKWLKDYIDIDLRPEDLESILTQTGLEVGSIEEVESIKGGLRGLVIGHVVTCEKHPNSDHLSKTTVDVGTGEILPIVCGAPNVAAGQKVVVATVGTTLYDGDNEFTIKKSKIRGEVSEGMICAEDEIGLGTGHDGIMVLPEEAVVGTPASEYFNVESDYSIEVDLTPNRVDGSSHIGVARDLAAFLSKEQEIAYKKPSVDGFQVDDNSLTIPIEVVNPEACPRYSGVTISGVEIKESPEWLQNRLKAIGLSPINNVVDITNYVLFECGQPLHAFDADEITGGKVLVKTMPAGTKFVTLDEVERELHEDDLMICNTEEAMCIGGVFGGIKSGVKDSTKNIFLESACFDPVFIRKTARRFGLSTDASFRFERGTDPNNVIFALKRAAMLIKEIAGGKISSEIIDIYPTPIEDFSVDVTFANIKRLIGKDLGAELIKRILASLEIKVVSETETGLSLAVPPYRVDVKREADVVEEILRIYGYNNVEIPTQVNASLQYSVKPDPVKIRNIAADMLTALGFNEIWSNSLTKAGYYENRESLSADSTVKLFNPLSADLNAMRQNLLFGGLEAVAYNANRKNQDLRLYEFGNCYFKTGSELIDNPLKNYKEEEHLALFVSGQKERESWALVQSPSTFFQLKSYVENLLLKFGLTTDRLKVDDFSNDLIAEGLIYSTYSGRKIVEFGVVARKLQKEFDIESPVYFADILMDNLILEQKNSKTTFAELPKYPEVRRDLALLIDKTVRFKEISDLANKMERKLLRSVDLFDVYEGKGVPEGKKSYAVSFILRDDEKTLNEKQIEKIMEKLIQAFDRELGATLR, from the coding sequence ATGAATATCTCATACAAGTGGTTAAAAGATTACATCGATATTGACCTTCGCCCGGAAGATCTGGAAAGCATCCTGACGCAAACAGGTCTGGAAGTTGGCAGTATTGAAGAAGTTGAAAGCATCAAAGGTGGTTTACGCGGGCTTGTGATCGGGCACGTGGTGACTTGCGAGAAACATCCGAATTCGGATCATTTGAGCAAAACGACTGTTGATGTTGGCACTGGTGAAATTCTTCCAATCGTTTGCGGTGCACCAAACGTTGCCGCCGGGCAAAAAGTTGTGGTTGCCACCGTTGGAACGACCTTGTATGATGGCGATAACGAATTCACAATCAAAAAATCGAAAATACGCGGTGAGGTTTCTGAGGGTATGATTTGTGCTGAAGACGAAATCGGTTTGGGAACCGGTCACGACGGCATTATGGTTTTACCGGAAGAGGCTGTTGTCGGTACACCGGCTAGCGAATATTTCAATGTCGAATCAGACTATTCCATCGAGGTTGACCTGACTCCAAACCGGGTTGATGGTTCGTCGCATATCGGAGTTGCGCGCGATTTGGCTGCATTCCTGAGCAAAGAACAGGAAATCGCCTACAAAAAGCCTTCGGTTGATGGGTTTCAGGTTGATGATAACTCACTGACGATCCCAATCGAGGTAGTCAATCCCGAAGCTTGCCCGCGATACAGCGGAGTAACCATTAGTGGCGTGGAAATTAAAGAATCTCCGGAATGGCTTCAAAACAGGCTGAAAGCAATTGGCTTGTCTCCGATCAACAACGTAGTTGACATTACGAACTATGTACTGTTTGAATGTGGCCAGCCGTTGCACGCTTTCGACGCCGACGAAATAACTGGTGGCAAAGTACTTGTGAAAACCATGCCGGCCGGAACTAAATTTGTGACATTAGATGAAGTTGAACGCGAATTGCACGAAGATGATTTGATGATCTGCAATACCGAAGAAGCCATGTGTATTGGTGGTGTTTTCGGCGGAATCAAATCGGGCGTAAAAGATTCAACCAAAAATATTTTCCTGGAATCGGCTTGTTTCGATCCGGTTTTCATTCGTAAAACCGCTCGTCGCTTTGGCTTGAGCACTGACGCTTCTTTCCGTTTCGAACGCGGAACAGATCCGAACAATGTGATTTTCGCATTGAAACGTGCGGCAATGTTGATCAAAGAGATCGCCGGCGGAAAGATTTCCAGCGAGATCATCGACATCTACCCCACTCCAATCGAAGATTTTTCGGTGGACGTGACTTTTGCCAACATCAAACGTCTGATTGGCAAAGACCTTGGTGCTGAGTTGATCAAACGCATCCTGGCATCTTTGGAAATCAAAGTGGTGAGTGAAACAGAAACTGGACTTTCATTAGCAGTGCCTCCATACCGCGTTGATGTGAAACGCGAAGCCGATGTTGTGGAAGAAATTCTTCGTATTTACGGCTACAACAATGTTGAAATCCCAACACAAGTAAATGCGTCGTTGCAATATTCAGTAAAACCCGACCCGGTAAAAATCCGGAACATTGCAGCTGACATGTTGACCGCTCTGGGCTTCAACGAAATTTGGTCGAACTCGCTGACCAAAGCTGGTTATTACGAGAACCGCGAAAGCTTATCAGCTGATAGCACCGTTAAGCTGTTCAATCCGTTGAGTGCTGACCTGAATGCGATGCGTCAGAACCTGCTTTTCGGTGGTTTGGAAGCGGTTGCTTACAATGCGAACCGCAAAAATCAAGACTTGCGTTTGTACGAATTCGGTAACTGCTATTTCAAAACAGGTAGCGAGCTGATCGACAATCCATTGAAAAATTACAAAGAAGAAGAACACCTGGCGCTGTTCGTTTCGGGACAAAAAGAACGCGAAAGCTGGGCGTTGGTTCAAAGTCCGAGCACCTTCTTCCAACTGAAATCATATGTTGAAAACCTGCTGCTTAAATTTGGTCTGACAACTGATCGTTTGAAAGTTGATGATTTCAGCAACGACCTGATTGCTGAAGGTTTGATTTATTCAACTTACAGCGGACGAAAAATTGTTGAATTTGGAGTCGTTGCACGTAAACTTCAGAAAGAGTTCGACATTGAAAGCCCAGTTTATTTCGCCGACATTTTGATGGACAACCTGATCCTTGAACAGAAAAACAGCAAGACTACATTTGCTGAACTACCGAAATATCCGGAAGTTCGCCGCGACCTCGCTTTGCTGATCGACAAAACTGTTCGTTTCAAAGAAATCAGCGATTTGGCAAATAAAATGGAACGCAAACTGCTTCGCTCAGTCGACCTGTTCGACGTATACGAAGGCAAGGGTGTTCCGGAGGGCAAGAAGTCTTATGCCGTTAGTTTCATTTTGAGAGACGACGAAAAGACCCTTAACGAAAAACAAATTGAAAAAATAATGGAAAAGCTGATCCAAGCCTTCGACCGGGAGCTTGGAGCAACACTCCGATAA
- a CDS encoding ATP-binding protein, which yields MLTNPQKETNFLMNALNSASIGVYHIYISKAKIFINESFASILGYTSDDLNPIPIESWFEIYSKHDHQFLKQLIEQFTEESKTGFSRNCRLKHKNGTWLDVQMNGKVTHYNDLGNPEQITGTIFDISELSTSKNNLNYRYQIEKLVSGISSDFVEVKLHSLDKTINLALKKIGDFCQIDRSYLFLLHWDKQKFDNTHEWCAKGIKPEIENLQNMPCSLFPWWMRQLWAKKYIYIYDVDDMPEEAAAEKEILQAQGIKSLLVVPIVTKGDLIGFMGFDSVENHKDWHRSDIELLETVGATIGNALAAKRDHELLLVAKEKAEESNRLKSAFMATMNHELRTPLHHILGFSDLIKSGAISQDQNELYASKIYDSGRNLLQIVEDVLSLAIGNKEDVKVRQEAIRGLDLFVQHKSYMIEILATLNREKDIQLQCHPDPEFMTQSIVTDKNKINQILINLFRNAVKFTQKGIIEYGLSLKDGQLILSVKDDGIGVPRAQRDLIFEFFRQGEDTTTRRFHGIGIGLAICKNLVQIMGGQIELKSLKGNGSTFTVTIPVEVETVRHPKINATYLSPIPNYSNYRFLLVDDDPNSSFLIKNLLVKTNANVLTTGNDLEALAYMGDSCFLNVILFNIKAYTDTSLKMIKEMTQRCCRCAIIGLVSHSFLSEKEKALKAGCVEVLSKPIDTQLLFEAINKAIRSKGNGSGSCSNKTTA from the coding sequence ATGCTAACAAACCCCCAAAAGGAAACCAATTTTTTAATGAATGCGCTGAATAGTGCGTCCATTGGGGTTTATCATATCTATATCTCAAAAGCCAAGATTTTCATCAACGAATCTTTTGCAAGCATACTAGGATACACATCAGACGATCTGAATCCGATTCCAATCGAAAGTTGGTTCGAAATTTATTCCAAACACGACCACCAGTTCCTGAAACAGCTCATCGAGCAATTTACAGAAGAGAGCAAAACCGGATTTTCGCGCAATTGCCGGTTAAAGCACAAAAACGGGACATGGCTCGATGTACAAATGAACGGAAAGGTAACCCACTATAACGACCTTGGAAACCCCGAGCAGATTACCGGCACTATATTCGATATTTCAGAATTGTCAACTTCAAAAAACAACCTAAATTACCGTTATCAGATTGAAAAATTGGTATCCGGCATTTCATCGGATTTTGTTGAAGTGAAACTCCATTCCTTGGACAAGACCATTAACCTGGCGTTAAAAAAGATAGGCGACTTTTGCCAGATAGACCGGAGCTATTTGTTCCTTTTGCATTGGGATAAGCAGAAATTTGATAACACCCATGAATGGTGTGCCAAAGGGATTAAACCGGAAATCGAAAATCTGCAAAACATGCCTTGCTCTTTGTTCCCCTGGTGGATGAGGCAATTATGGGCAAAGAAGTACATTTACATTTACGATGTGGATGATATGCCGGAAGAAGCAGCTGCTGAAAAAGAGATACTGCAAGCACAGGGCATAAAATCGTTATTGGTAGTCCCAATTGTTACCAAGGGCGATTTAATTGGCTTCATGGGTTTCGACTCGGTGGAAAATCACAAAGACTGGCATCGATCTGATATTGAGTTGCTGGAAACAGTTGGTGCTACAATCGGAAATGCACTGGCGGCCAAGCGCGACCATGAACTCTTACTGGTAGCCAAGGAAAAAGCGGAGGAAAGCAACCGGTTAAAATCGGCTTTTATGGCAACCATGAACCACGAGTTGCGAACGCCACTTCACCACATATTAGGATTCAGCGACCTGATCAAAAGCGGAGCTATTTCGCAAGACCAGAATGAGCTTTATGCCAGTAAAATTTACGACAGCGGACGAAACCTGCTGCAGATTGTTGAAGATGTTTTAAGCCTGGCAATCGGCAACAAGGAAGATGTAAAGGTCAGACAGGAAGCGATTCGCGGACTCGATCTTTTTGTGCAGCACAAATCGTATATGATCGAAATATTGGCGACACTGAATCGGGAGAAGGACATTCAGCTGCAGTGCCATCCGGATCCAGAATTCATGACGCAAAGTATCGTCACCGACAAAAACAAAATCAACCAGATTCTGATTAACCTGTTTCGGAATGCGGTCAAATTCACCCAAAAAGGAATTATTGAATATGGTCTTTCGTTGAAAGACGGGCAATTAATTTTATCGGTCAAAGACGATGGGATTGGGGTTCCGCGAGCCCAGCGTGACCTGATTTTCGAATTCTTCCGACAGGGTGAAGATACAACTACCCGTCGTTTCCATGGAATTGGCATTGGTTTAGCTATCTGCAAAAACCTGGTTCAAATTATGGGCGGTCAAATCGAGTTGAAATCACTGAAAGGTAATGGCAGCACCTTCACCGTTACAATACCGGTTGAAGTCGAAACGGTTCGGCACCCGAAAATTAATGCAACTTACCTTTCACCAATCCCCAATTATTCGAATTACCGTTTTTTGCTGGTTGATGATGACCCGAACAGTTCGTTCCTGATTAAAAACCTGCTCGTTAAAACAAACGCCAACGTTTTAACAACCGGCAACGACCTCGAAGCGTTGGCCTACATGGGCGACAGTTGCTTCCTGAATGTCATCCTGTTCAACATCAAAGCTTACACCGATACGAGTTTGAAAATGATCAAGGAAATGACCCAAAGATGTTGCCGCTGCGCCATCATTGGTTTGGTTTCACACTCATTTTTGTCCGAAAAAGAAAAAGCGCTAAAAGCGGGCTGCGTCGAGGTTCTGTCGAAACCAATTGATACGCAGTTGTTATTCGAAGCCATCAACAAAGCCATTCGTTCAAAAGGAAACGGTTCCGGCTCCTGCTCAAATAAAACGACCGCCTGA